The nucleotide window gatcacacctggaaaaaaggatcggtggcgactcccggtttattttaaatcaaatttcaatttccaagtttttaatcgccacaattagcgaccccaaaccaaaatttttacgtcgctacaaattGTGAAGTTACTGAATATTGTTATGTATACTGCATTgaactgtgaaattactgaaGTAATGAATTACTGCAATACTGTGAAACTGAATGAAATAAGAAATTATATTTGATACCGAACTTAGATGGAAATTGTactgaaaagtgaattaaatacacTATTAACTAGTCAGGCTAGTCGGATATGGttgacatgccataagatatggaAGAGTACAAGTTTTTGCCTTCTTCGATCGTGCACTTATGTGCCAACCATCATTATCGTTATTCATTATCGATTCAACACTTTATGTGTTGAATCTTTATATCGTTATCATATGATTCaacactttgtgtgttgaatattGTTATTGTTACTGTTATTGTTACTGCTACCGCTATCGTTACTGATTGCTGTTTAGGTACTGTGTACCGttaaggcacaatgtgccgtactggtgtgttggttggaaccCGTGTATCCGCCGAGTCCGAGTCAACTTAATAGggataaatgaaataaatttactgataaaactaaatttgaatgatatgacATATGTGAAAGGTGataattgaaataaagaaataagaatggtatatatatatatatatatatatatatatatattcaaatgataacataaaaagattgaattgttcattaagtgatgataattgtaatgtaaaagtatgtgtgtgattaaatgtatttaattataaattgaattatagtgataccactgagtatatgcatactcagcgtacggttgtttccatgtgcaggttgtagaagtcaagtactgaacCAACATCTAAAGCCAGGCCCGACTTTAGCAaacttttggtgatgtatattttcttttggtaatgtggcatgtacataggatgtgtataaaggttattatgttttgaatataaatggttaAAAATGTTAGTACTACAAgtctaagaattataatgaaaaaaaaaagtttatccatttcaatttaattagtacgttgataaatttaaattgatattatattgattgaatttgattagaaggtatttagaatagaaaatgagtatgtgaaatgagttggttgaattggttatatTTGAAATGGATACGGTTTAATTTGtagggggttttatgtaaaaataagcaaAAATGCTGTCaaagtttataaaaaaaaattccagagtACTTGAACGTGTCCCGTTTCACttttaatacatgttttagaCTTCAAGAGTTCattatagggacttagttattaaattatactatgaatgttattttatttgtgaattattcgtaagttgtctgatttgtccggtaatgcctcgtaaccctgttctgacgaCGATTCGGGgttatggggtgttacacaaggacTTGGTTTATTTGGTGGACAAATAAAGGGGAagaagaaaagtaaaataaagaaataaagaaattaaattattcaaaaaaaagtatagggactagttttaacaaatgaaaaaaataaggaccaattttataatttaacctaaaattttcatttgaaatgatgatttaacgtgtcatGTCAGCCTATCGTTACACCGTTAACGTCAATTAATgcttagtgactaaaatgttatagCACGACAACGTAAGTGACTAAatcgtaacatttcaaacataagtgactaaaatgtaacctgagacaCAAAAAGTAACTATTTTAGTGGTTTATcctctaattaattttaaaataattataaattttgaaatattaaaattGTATTTAAATAATTACGTTAAACTTGAAATAAAATGATATACAACAAAAAGAGTACATATAAGAAAATTAAAACACTATATAACAcaacaaataaaatgaatatatatGGTTAATAAAACTAGCTCAATAATGTGGTTCAATCctaagaaataaataatttaaataatgtgaattaattcacaagtGATTTTATAACCTAACTTGTTtacatatataaattcaaaaataaaatcaagTATAAATCAAAAATAGAATGTGATTGGACATGAAGACTAATTATCTAAATATATAgtttaaaaatagaataattttttaaataatcatATTAAAATGAATAACATAAAATATGCGACATGGATaacattatatttataaaaatataaaatatttttagcaATGTAATATTTTAGACTGAATTTGATCCTTTATCGGGTTTCTCATGGCTTAATGAGTAACATAATTGGATAAGAATTTTTATTTACCTATAACTATCCCAAAGATACCACATAGTAAGGGGATTCATTTCCGCACAAAACTATTCATCTTTAAGTCCCTCTACCTATTCGACTCTTGGCCTTAGAATGGGTGAACCGACCTTCTTTGTAATCGTCCCTTCTCTTTTCCATTCACTCTTTCCATCTCTCCACTTTTTCATTCAACCAAGCACATTAGTCTTAGAAATTTCATCTCTTGACTATTTTGATTTAACAATTGAAGTAGAGTGATAGCCAGTAATTTTATTTTCCTTACATACCTTACGTGGTATTTTAAATTGGTCACATCAATAAAAATGTTCATTTTGAAGATGTAGAGTCATCCTAATTCAACTTCAATGGAAAtagtagaaggactaaattgtggaaattaaaagtagaggagatacattttaattatgaaaagagCAGAGGGATTGGAAACCAAAATTTATTTGCCTGATTATCGTTCTATTTAAACACAAAGTAAattcattttaatataatttcacaaatcgaCAGCTTCACCTTCGCCTTCGCTTCTCTTATTTTCGAGAACATTGAAATTTACTGATCCTCCAGTTTTGTCAGAGTAACCATGGCTTCAGGTCTCTCCTTTTCTCTCCTTTTCTTTCTGATTTTCTTTTATTCAaatataaattttgttttttagCTTATATGTAAGTTTCGTTATAAGTTTATGATAAAACCGATCGGTTTTTGGTACTGGGCAGATGCGGATATGGAAGATTATGGATTTGAGTACTCTGATGAGGAGCCCGAGGAGCAAGACGTTGATATTGAGAATCAATATTACAATTCCAAaggtttctttttctatttttatttttgggcATATTATATTCTAATCTCAAAATTTGACATGGTTATGATCAAGATTTGTTTCAACTTTACCTATAAAAGATGTTTTatgtttctttatatttttatatacttcAACATTTTACCTTTGATTAGAGTTAACAGTTCACCTTTCGAATATGGTTGTGAACTGCTGCTAGGGTTTAAGTCTGTAAAATTGGGAAATTATTTTAGTTATAATTGCTGCGCAgtgtttgaataataaactgaACATGTTAGGTTGATTATGAGACCCCCGTCTTACTCTACTATCGCTGTTATTAGGTTTTAAATTAACGTTTTCTGGCTCTCTCTCTTTGTCTATCCCTCATTTGGGTGAATATATGTTTTGTTGagatcattttatttttaaaggacTGTGCTTAGTGTTATGTATTTGTGTGCGAAAATGTGTTTGCATTTTCAGTGTCCTGATATCAGATCCTAATTGGTCCCTAAATAGTATGTCCTCTTCCTTATAGCAGTGGTGGGTGAGAGATCAGGGGTCAATTCTGTTTGGATATATGTGTTAAACCTTGTTAGTTGGTAATTATTGATTTCTTACTTTTTATCACTTATACTTCTTCTTTTTATAAAAGGTTTGGTAGAAACAGACCCTGAAGGAGCACTTGTTGGTTTTTCTGAAGTAGTTAGCATGGAGCCTGAAAAGGCTGAGTGGTGAGTTCTCTGGAATTGACCTTTGTAGTTGTAACTTCAGGTATATTATGGTTATTTCCTAGCATTTCTGTAATAGTCGCCAAtgcttttttgttttcctttttatgATTTTGCACATGCTAGCTATATAATATAAGAGCATATGCTGTCAGTTGCCTCTTCACTTTGGATGGACTTCTCTGTTATGTTAACTTTACAAAAGAACTCtatttatatgaatagattctTGCACGTTGCACATTGTAGTTACTGTTTTATCTCTCCATTAAAAAAAATAGTCTCTTTCACCAAAAAAGTATGTATTTGGTTTGAGTCTTATCAATATTCAATGTTGTGCTCATATTTTCTCTGTTAGGGGATTCAAAGCTTTGAAGCAAACTGTAAAGCTCTATTACCGTTTAGGGAAGTATAAAGAAATGATGGACTCATACAGGGAGATGCTAACGTACATCAAATCAGCAGTGACACGAAATTACAGTGAAAAATGTATAAACAATATTATGGATTTTGTTTCTGGATCAGCTAGTCAAAATTTTGATCTCCTGCAAGAATTCTATCAGACCACTCTTAAGGCCCTTGAAGAGGCAAAGAATGAGGTTAGAAAGTATCTAATCTACAATATTCAGAGCTTTAGCATTATTTCAAGCTTTGATATTTTGCTTCTTATCACACTGAGACTTCGGTTTAGGACAAATCTATGGCTTCAGCATTTGTATCAAGctctgatgtatttcttcttgtCATGCAGAGACTTTGGTTTAAGACAAATCTAAAGCTTTGCAAGATCTGGTTTGATATGGGCGAGTATGGGCGAATGAGCAAGGTATCTTCTCAaaaccttttaatttcatttatccaCAATATAGAATGTTAGAACATAATCAGCTAATATATTGCACTCTCAGATTTTGAAGGAACTTCACAAATCGTGTCAAAGGGAAGATGGTACAGATGATCAGAAAAAGGGAAGTCAGCTTCTGGAGGTATATGCAATTGAAATTCAAATGTATACGGAGACAAAGAACAACAAAAAGCTCAAGGTAAACGCCTttcaaaatgaaatatggataCAGAGTTACAAAGGTCCATTTGAGCTGGTCCAGGATTTTTGGAAGCTTAGTTGAATATTCTTTATTTACTCGTGTGAAGTAAGCGACTCATTTAATTTAAAATCATGTACCCTTTACAGCCTTGAATAGAAAGAACCTCTGTGTGTGTGTTTGGGGGGGGGGTCAAGCATTAATCATAATTTTTGTAGTTGTCCTCCTAGCTTCTTAATAGAATCAATTGCGGTTTAGCTGAGTCTGAAATGTTGGATTAAATGCAGCAATTATACCAGAAAGCACTTGCTATCAAGTCTGCTATACCACATCCACGGATCATGGGAATAATTCGTGAATGTGGTGGCAAGATGCATATGGCTGAGCGTCAATGGGCTGAGGCAGCCACAGATTTCTTTGAGGCTTTCAAGAACTATGATGAAGCTGGGAATCAGAGACGCATTCAATGTCTTAAGTATGATTGCCATTCCTATTTTTTATTCTATATgcatttttctcatttcatatttGATATTGACTCCACTCTCCCtccttattattagtattataataGTAAAGCTCTGACATGAGAGCTGAAGCTCATTCTCTGATACTTGATTGCTTGCCAGCCTTTGATATGGCACTAGGGTGGTCTACAGCAAATAAGTAACTTTTCTATAAATATGTCTGAAGTGGCTACTTTGAGGAAAAATGCTCACTTACAAAACTAATGTAAGAAAACAAAATTAATGTTCAACCTGAAAGGTTGAGGATAGATTATATAGAATGTTCAATATGTGGAGGAGATATGAAGAAAATCCCAGTCAGTGGAAACTAGGAGAGCAAAACTGAGAGAAAAGTAGGGATAGACAAAATGAGAATGGAAGGAGAAAAATATCTGACAAGAGCACAAATAAAAATGATAGGCTACGGTGTGAAcagaaagagagaaaaataagGAATTGGATGCCTTCTATAAATGCCTTGTTTCTACTCCTTTTACCCAATtggataaaatttcaaattgattGTTTTATCGTGTCATTGCCAGATACCTTGTTCTGGCTAATATGCTTATGGAATCCGAAGTTAATCCTTTTGATGGCCAGGAAGCAAAGCCGTAAGTTCTTTTATATCTATAccatttctctctctctctctcttcctatatatatatatcctgaTTGCTATTCCTACAGGTACAAAAATGACCCTGAGATTTTGGCAATGACAAATCTTATAGCGGCCTATCAACGAAATGAAATAATAGAGTTTGAAAAAATCCTCAAGGTTTGGAAAAATCTTAGAGCATCTTTTTGCTTTCCTTATTGTTAAGCTTGGGACCTTTCTTTCCCCCTTTAGAGTTGCTAACTTGGACTTCCACAGAGTAACCGAAGGACAATCATGGATGATCCATTCATCCGAAATTATATCGAAGATCTATTGAAGAATGTCAGAACTCAAGTGCTACTTAAGCTAATAAAACCATATACAAGAATCCGGATCCCTTTCATATCAAAGGTGAAGGCTACAGTTTTATCTTTCTAGTCAGTTGTGTCAGATATTCTATTTAATTATTGATTCTTCTTTTATATGATAAAATTCTGGAGTTTTTTAAAAGGAGAATATATGATTAAACTCCTTGAGGTTTCAATATTCAGGAGCTCAATGTGCCAGAAAAAGATGTTGAACAGTTGCTAGTTTCATTGATCTTGGATAATCGTATTGAGGGGCATATTGATCAAGTGAACCGGCTGTTGGAGCGGGGTGACAGGTCAGCTCTATTCCTTAATAATTACTACATAGTAGGGGTGGTTGAAGTTGAACTAATGTGAACGTGATTTGACCTGTACTTATGCATGGCAGATCAAAGGGCATGAAGAAGTACACTGCTATAGATAAATGGAACACGCAGCTTAGATCCCTGTATCAAGCCGTCAGCAACAGGGTTTCCTGAGTTGCAAGTAAATCGTTATATGGTATATCTGATTTCATTGTTCATTGAGGCCATAATAATATGCATTCTCAATTCTCATATTAGGTGATTTAGATAAGCAATTCGGAAAAAGAAAATGGTGTACCTAGAATCGGATGTTATATGTTTGGTTAGCCAAAGTTGTAGTTTTGTTGAATGAGCCAAAAGAAGAAAACATATTTGCCTGGTTGCAAGAATTTTGATTATGAGATTGACAGTCGTAATGTGAACTATAGAATATGGATTCTTTGCATTAAGTGCATATAAAATGTGGAATGTTGATGGCTGGTTGCTGTTGTCAATGCTGGCTTGGTAGTATGTTATTGGGATTTTTCATATTTGCTAATTTACTTGTCTGTGATAATTATTTTTTGCAATAGAACTGGGTTCTTTTTATCTCAACCTAAAGTCACGCCAATCGGTTCAATTCTTAGATGTCAACAGTGCCTAGTTTTGAAGGTATGGTCGGCTCCAAATAATGAAGTGTTTATTAAATCACCAGATTTCAAATAGAAGAAATTCTACTTTAGAAATGAGTTGAGACATAAATGGGTTTTAAGTTAGTTGGCACACTTTGATGTGTGGATTGTAGGAGGGACATACATATGTGGTAGATTTATTGATAAAGAATAATCTGATGTTGAATTGTGTCTCAAATCTTGTACTGCACTAGAGCAGACGTGGCTAATAAGTCACCAATTGTATTTATTCAAAAATAGGTATCAATTACCCCTCTATTTATATATCGGTTTGACAGTTATATTTCTGtgtctattattatatttttaaggatACCCTTCACCATTAAGAAAATTAGATAAATCATTCTTGCATTTGCATATTTCCATTTATGGGATTATTCTTCCCcatgttattttttaatttctaaaaatattatatattcaggacatatattttcatcattatCTTTATCCTAATAAttactccctttttttttttttttagggtttTGTTTTTCTAGTTTCTTTTACTTTTGTTTTCTCTAAAGTATGAAAGATCCTACCTACGCCATCTTAATCAGAATCACCTCCAAGATCTCGTACTGCATCATTTATCGTCTAAttctttaattttcataaaatcattgCTGCTTCATTTTCTTAAATTAATATTGAGCattataatgaaaattttataataaaaatcatgaaaactaaaataataataaaagtacaattttataaaaaaattacttttcagatttaatttacttttttctttttgggGAGCAAagatttgatcaattttagtaaTTTAACAATTCCATAAAAAAAGCTACACTttctaataaaattattaataattaacgAAGCTATTAATAAGAAAATATGAATTTCTTAACAATatatttaattaagtaaatttataaaaaatatttgaaaactATGAATtgtacaattaataattaatttcaattttagtGAGTGAATGATTTTGATATTCCATGAATATagtaatatttaataaaacagTCATAGTAGTTATGCACtcaattatttcaattttaatctcAATTAGTTAAAATATGATGACAATAAGAATAGAGACATGCAATTGTAGAATTGAATGTTTACCTAATGTTACCATATTCATATCCTAATGAATTGAAATTGAAACATAATGTATAACCAAGTTTATAATTACCGTAATTACtaaaacttataattattctatattGAAATCActatttaaaagaaatgaaaatttcTTTTTGTCattcaattatgaaaagttacaaaatggtcaactAATTATAGATTATTATAAAGACTTTTTGTTAcccaactattcaattttgtctttttgaTCACTAGTTGActaacgtaaaaaaaaaaaaagaaataataaaaaatttaaaataatttagtgactattaatATAATCTACTTTTAAAAACTTACAGGACATGCAAAGAAGGTAATTAATCAGCTACAAGGGTCAAGTCAAGATTTtaatgtaattattttattagtaaCTTTGTAAATtgtaattattaataatttttttggtacaatttcattataaattctaatcatattttttctttttgataAAATGCCTTCAATGTACTTGAACCCAAGTCCTATTGAATGGACAATAATACCCATACCAATCGAACTAAGTCTCAATCGACTTTTTGGTACATTTTTTATGTAATTGTTTTACTTATATATTAGTAAGATCGATTTAATTTTTGCTTTCATAGAACAAAAAAAATGTAAATGATAAATAGAAAGTAAGTTGCTTTAATTtttttcacccttttttttttatggacttcCTTTCATATAAGTGTAGCACTATGATTTTTAGTctttattatttgatataataCCCAAAACTACTTATAACCTCTCCCCAactttaaataagaggataatacacTTCAACACACTCGAGCCCATGTTCTCTTACACTGACAACAATACCGATATTATCTAAATTAAGAATCAATCGTCTTTTTCTTTTGAAGTAAAAAAAGTTAATGTTGTTTTTTCTTGTTTTatgacatatataaatatatggctTAAAAAGACTTTAATCTAGGAGCTGAAATTATTTTAGTTCTTATGATTTTCGTTATAAAGATTATCATAATAATTAATCGCCACATAAAATAAATGAttgtatataaaatattaaatatatgatAAAGTTGATTTTGAATATTAGAGATTTCAATCCttgaattatagttgaatttttttttatgtataggatatatttaaagttttagaatataaattattaaaatatttataaaaatattaaaagttcattttaatcattttttattcgatttagttaatCTATACTGATTCTCATATCAACCAATTTAAAACCTCTCTTTGAATATTTGTTGGAAATATTTGTTGGAAATATCCGGacgaatcaaattaaaataactttGAATTTAGTATATAAGCTGTAATCCCTATGGTAGTAAAAGACACAAGGGGAGATACAATATTTTAGATGGTGTCAGACAGCATGTGAGACCAGACATTTTGTTTTTAACCTTTCTAGCTACCCTAACCATTCAAAGCTTGAGGCAAATGGCAAGCCTGACATCCATAAAATTATTTACTACGGAAATCACAAATTTATGCACAGCTTTGACATCACCTTGAAGAAAATGCATGCAGCTGTGAGAACCCATCTACAATGATAATTGAAGTGTAGTAAAGTGTTGGATAATGGCTATGTAAGTAGGCCTTTGCAGTTGTGTCATTAACTGTTGAAAGAGATTCTATTTTTTATGCTCATACTATACAATTCCAACTTCTCTCCTTGTCACCATCATATGAACATTTACACTGGAAATGGTTCTATTCTTCCTATTACACCCACCATATCAAATTTTATTACATCTGATGAAGTTGCTTTCTATTAGTTAGTATAGTGAAGATAATGCTTGTGAGTTCTCATCTTCTGGTTTCTGGATAAAGGATTTAGTAACTCAAGATGTTCTACCAAAAGGAACTAAGAAAGACAACATGTAATTCCTTGATGATGAAGTTGAACACTCAATTTGGCACCATCACATCACTTGGGACATCCAACAAATATGGTCTCAAACAATGCCATAAAACttccattttctttaaatcacAAGTGGTCTAAGTTTTCATTTAACAAAATTCGTTATGGGTCCTTCTCTTGGTTACTTAGCTCAACACTTTAATTATTATCATAATTTTTTTAGATGATTTTAGcaaatttacttttattttaggaTAATTACAATATTGGTCACCAatgtttataaattttcattttgagtatcgaaaataaaaaatttgcaaATTGGATACTACCGTTAACGTTCATTTTAATTTAGTCATCTATATTTAATAAGTTTTTCATTTAGTCACTCATTTTATTTaagaattaattttagttttttagtaaaaagaaaaacctaaggttttattaaaaaacttggattttacatgaaaaaatcattttatcttttgatttcatttattattttttcttttttaagaattaattgtaatttttccaagaGAAAACCCTAGTGTTTTATAGAAGATTACTTGCATTTCTAAGTAAAAACAttctatctttttatttcttttttctcttGTTTTAGAATTAGTTTTTAGTTTTTTCCTAGTAAAAAGGAAAAACTACTCCAACTACTTCATCCATTCCTGTTGGCATGCGACCACCTTCTCATAATGTAGTTTTTGTGTCTACCCATCCTATTGGAATATGAATTTATATTACGAAGTAGAGGTGGGTGTTCGATCGAATTGAGTGAAAAAATTTTAGATTAATCGAGTTTatgagtcctattttatcatcctaactcaatttgaatttttttcaaatcgaGTCGAGTGAAATAAAATTCGAGTTAAgtcgaatcgagtgaaattgttggagttaaattaaaaaattaaacatgtcaaataaaaatattgttacagataactaatttcatattagaacacataaatttgaaaccatatatatttgaaaatattttcaaagcaaaaaaaggaaaaagaaaaaagaaaagaaaagaaagatactTGAGTATATGATAATTTTGAATAATTAATTatgtcccaaaattattattttagaaaattttagaattttaatttttaaatatatttttagaattttattattttttaaaataaaaattttgaattttaaaattattttgaaaatttgaaaattattttatttcttttgtaatttttgttgtgagagagaccaatttgcttattttcaaagttcacagGGACCAAAAAAGTATTTATACCAATTTGTCATtggaattatttgagttattcaaattgtaaaattcaacccGCCTCAAactcaaataatttgaataactcaaataactcaattcgattaactcaaaaattaaaaatttttgaaataaattttatTCTACCTTATTAAGAAATGTACTGAAGAACTCATGACTAAGCCTTGATAGTTGCATCTAAACATGTGTCAGGTTTTGATGTTGGAGGGCTAAACTTTGCATGACAAGCGGTTAAAACTCCTCATTGGCATGCTACGATGGTTGAAATATTAGATGCTttgggaaaaaaaattaatacttGGGATTCGACACCTTGTCTACTTGATGTAAATGCTGTAAAGGTTAATGCTATCTGGTGCATTGTTGGTTGCAACTCAATGTGCAATTTGCCATATTTGTTGGCATGCTTTAATAATTTGAGTAGTATCGCACATGATTATAATTGGTATATGATTGATGAGGATATTGGGTCATCCAATGATACTTTTGGAGAGTTCTTTGTTACCATATTTGAAGAGATTATGTTTTCATAGAATTTCAAGTTTAAAAGATAT belongs to Gossypium arboreum isolate Shixiya-1 chromosome 7, ASM2569848v2, whole genome shotgun sequence and includes:
- the LOC108465828 gene encoding COP9 signalosome complex subunit 2-like, which codes for MASDADMEDYGFEYSDEEPEEQDVDIENQYYNSKGLVETDPEGALVGFSEVVSMEPEKAEWGFKALKQTVKLYYRLGKYKEMMDSYREMLTYIKSAVTRNYSEKCINNIMDFVSGSASQNFDLLQEFYQTTLKALEEAKNERLWFKTNLKLCKIWFDMGEYGRMSKILKELHKSCQREDGTDDQKKGSQLLEVYAIEIQMYTETKNNKKLKQLYQKALAIKSAIPHPRIMGIIRECGGKMHMAERQWAEAATDFFEAFKNYDEAGNQRRIQCLKYLVLANMLMESEVNPFDGQEAKPYKNDPEILAMTNLIAAYQRNEIIEFEKILKSNRRTIMDDPFIRNYIEDLLKNVRTQVLLKLIKPYTRIRIPFISKELNVPEKDVEQLLVSLILDNRIEGHIDQVNRLLERGDRSKGMKKYTAIDKWNTQLRSLYQAVSNRVS